One region of Trinickia violacea genomic DNA includes:
- the cysT gene encoding sulfate ABC transporter permease subunit CysT, producing the protein MTTFTFRKPSALPGFGVTLGITVAYLSLVVLIPLAATFLKTATLEWDQFVRAVASPRVLASYRLTFSAALGGALINAVFGFLVAWVLVRYTFPGKRIVDAVVDLPFALPTSVAGISLAAVYSGNGWIGQFLAPLGIKIAFTPLGVLVALTFIGLPFVVRTVQPVLEDFEREQEEAAACLGASRWLTFRRVVLPAVTPALLTGFALAFARALGEYGSVIFIAGNVPMKSEITSLLIITKLEQYDYAGATALAVVMLVVSFVMLLLINTLQWYLQRRTSRGASGPARSAATASETAPAIEGAAR; encoded by the coding sequence ATGACGACGTTCACATTCCGCAAGCCGAGCGCCTTGCCCGGTTTTGGCGTGACGCTCGGCATCACGGTGGCGTATTTGAGCCTCGTGGTGCTGATCCCGCTTGCCGCGACGTTCCTGAAGACGGCCACGCTCGAGTGGGATCAATTCGTGCGCGCGGTCGCGTCGCCGCGTGTGCTGGCGTCGTATCGGCTCACGTTTTCGGCGGCGCTCGGCGGGGCGCTCATCAACGCCGTGTTTGGTTTTCTGGTGGCGTGGGTGCTCGTGCGCTACACGTTTCCGGGCAAGCGCATCGTCGATGCGGTCGTCGATTTGCCGTTCGCGCTGCCGACTTCGGTCGCGGGCATCTCGCTTGCCGCCGTCTATTCGGGCAACGGCTGGATCGGGCAGTTTCTCGCGCCGCTCGGCATCAAGATCGCGTTCACGCCGTTGGGCGTGCTGGTCGCGCTGACCTTTATCGGCCTGCCGTTCGTCGTGCGCACCGTGCAGCCCGTGCTCGAAGACTTCGAGCGCGAGCAGGAGGAGGCCGCGGCATGCCTTGGCGCGTCGCGCTGGCTGACGTTTCGCCGCGTCGTGCTGCCTGCCGTGACGCCCGCGCTGCTCACGGGTTTCGCGCTCGCGTTCGCGCGCGCGCTCGGCGAGTACGGCTCGGTGATCTTCATCGCCGGCAATGTGCCGATGAAGTCGGAGATCACGTCGCTCTTGATCATCACGAAGCTCGAGCAGTACGACTATGCGGGTGCGACGGCGTTGGCGGTCGTGATGCTCGTCGTGTCGTTCGTGATGCTGCTGCTGATCAATACGCTGCAGTGGTATTTGCAGCGGCGCACGAGCCGCGGGGCGAGCGGTCCGGCGCGGAGTGCAGCAACGGCGTCGGAGACTGCGCCCGCGATTGAAGGAGCCGCGCGATGA
- the cysW gene encoding sulfate ABC transporter permease subunit CysW, with protein sequence MSHDSAILQRAPGARAASESNPVTEPRFVRWALTGIALVFLTLFLAVPLAAVFYEAFRKGVGYYFDSLADPDAWSAIKLTLLVAAIAVPLNLAFGLAASWAIAKFEFKGKALLTTLIDLPFSVSPVISGLIYVLMFGAQGWFGPWLADHDGQIIFAVPGIVLATVFVTFPFVARELIPLMQAQGNDEEEAAHVLGASGWQIFRRITLPNVKWGLLYGVILCNARAMGEFGAVSVVSGHIRGQTDTMPLHVEILYNEYNFSAAFAVASLLALLALVTLGLKLIAERGMAAARPGATQLDQ encoded by the coding sequence ATGAGCCACGATTCCGCCATCCTCCAGCGAGCGCCGGGCGCGCGTGCTGCAAGCGAGTCGAACCCGGTCACCGAGCCGCGCTTCGTGCGCTGGGCATTGACCGGCATCGCGCTCGTGTTCCTCACGCTCTTTCTCGCCGTGCCGCTCGCGGCGGTGTTTTACGAGGCGTTCAGAAAAGGCGTCGGCTATTACTTCGACTCGCTCGCCGATCCCGACGCCTGGTCCGCGATCAAGCTCACGCTGCTCGTCGCGGCCATTGCGGTGCCGCTGAATCTCGCGTTCGGACTCGCGGCGTCGTGGGCGATCGCGAAGTTCGAATTCAAGGGCAAGGCGCTGCTCACGACGCTGATCGATCTGCCGTTCTCGGTATCGCCTGTGATTTCGGGGCTGATCTACGTGCTGATGTTCGGCGCGCAAGGCTGGTTCGGCCCGTGGCTCGCCGATCACGACGGGCAGATCATCTTCGCGGTGCCGGGCATCGTGCTCGCGACGGTCTTCGTCACGTTTCCGTTCGTCGCGCGCGAGCTGATTCCGCTGATGCAGGCGCAGGGCAACGACGAGGAAGAAGCCGCGCACGTGCTCGGCGCATCGGGCTGGCAGATCTTCCGGCGCATCACGCTGCCGAACGTCAAGTGGGGCCTGCTCTACGGCGTGATTCTCTGCAACGCGCGCGCGATGGGCGAGTTCGGGGCGGTGTCGGTGGTGTCCGGTCACATTCGCGGGCAGACCGACACGATGCCGCTCCACGTCGAGATTCTCTACAACGAGTACAACTTTTCGGCCGCGTTCGCGGTGGCGTCGCTGCTCGCGCTGCTCGCGCTCGTGACGCTCGGCCTGAAGCTCATCGCCGAACGCGGGATGGCCGCGGCGCGGCCGGGCGCAACCCAGTTGGACCAGTAA
- a CDS encoding sulfate/molybdate ABC transporter ATP-binding protein, with protein sequence MGINVRNLQKRFGDFTALDNVSLDFPPGELVALLGPSGCGKTTLLRVIAGLEHADAGQVLLQGQDVGSVGARERQVGFVFQHYALFRHMTVFENVAFGLRVKPRKERPSEAVIREKVHELLKLVQLDWLAQRYPSELSGGQRQRIALARALAVEPKVLLLDEPFGALDAKVRKELRSWLRRLHDDLHISTIFVTHDQEEALEVADRIVVLNRGRVEQVGNPQDVYDHPQTSFVYEFLGAANRLSGSVGAGGFMAEGAAQPIAVTAGFAGPALAYVRPHDLALYPRAKADGSTDEKTREGIVVDVRRVVTLGGSVRVELEGRGGNVLEAELDRDTWRQLRLDVGDGVTAVPRSLRVFPAR encoded by the coding sequence ATGGGCATCAACGTTCGCAATCTGCAAAAACGTTTCGGCGATTTCACGGCGCTCGACAACGTGTCGCTCGACTTCCCTCCGGGCGAGCTCGTCGCGCTGCTCGGCCCGTCCGGCTGCGGCAAGACCACGCTCTTGCGCGTCATCGCCGGACTCGAACACGCGGACGCCGGCCAGGTCCTGCTGCAAGGGCAGGACGTCGGCAGCGTCGGCGCGCGCGAGCGGCAAGTGGGCTTCGTGTTCCAGCATTACGCGCTGTTCAGGCACATGACCGTCTTCGAGAACGTCGCGTTCGGGCTGCGCGTGAAGCCGCGCAAGGAGCGCCCGTCCGAGGCCGTGATCCGCGAGAAGGTGCACGAGCTGCTCAAGCTCGTGCAGCTCGACTGGCTGGCGCAACGCTATCCGTCGGAACTGTCGGGCGGTCAGCGCCAGCGGATCGCGCTCGCACGTGCGCTCGCCGTCGAGCCGAAGGTGCTGCTGCTCGACGAGCCGTTCGGCGCACTCGACGCGAAGGTCCGCAAGGAGTTGCGCAGCTGGCTGCGGCGGCTGCACGACGATTTGCACATCTCGACGATCTTCGTCACGCACGACCAGGAAGAAGCGCTCGAAGTGGCCGACCGGATCGTCGTGCTGAACCGCGGGCGCGTCGAGCAAGTCGGCAATCCGCAGGACGTCTACGATCATCCGCAGACTTCGTTCGTCTACGAGTTCCTGGGCGCTGCGAACCGCTTGAGCGGCAGCGTCGGAGCGGGCGGTTTCATGGCGGAGGGCGCCGCGCAGCCGATCGCCGTCACGGCGGGGTTCGCGGGGCCGGCGCTGGCGTATGTGCGGCCGCACGACTTGGCGCTTTATCCTCGCGCCAAGGCGGATGGAAGCACTGACGAGAAGACGCGAGAGGGCATTGTCGTCGACGTGCGACGCGTCGTGACGCTGGGCGGCTCGGTGCGCGTCGAGCTCGAAGGGCGCGGCGGCAACGTGCTCGAAGCGGAGCTCGACCGCGATACGTGGCGTCAACTGCGGCTCGACGTCGGCGACGGCGTGACTGCGGTGCCGCGCTCGCTGCGCGTGTTTCCCGCGCGCTGA
- a CDS encoding CysB family HTH-type transcriptional regulator — protein sequence MNFQQLRFVREAVRQNMNLTEVANVLYTSQSGVSKQIKDLEDELGVDIFIRRGKRLTGLTEPGRAVHQLIERMLLDAENLRRVARQFADQDSGHLVVATTHTQARYALPKVIRQFTEVFPKVHLALRQGSPQQIAQMIINGEADIGISTEALDRFPDIVTFPCYSWHHIVVVPKNHPLVGRENLTLEEIAEYPIVTYDQDFTGRSHVDQAFAQAGALPDVVLTAIDADVIKTYVELGMGIGVVAAMAFDPKRDTELVALDTQHLFEASTTRVGLRKGAFLRAYAYKLIEMFAPHLSEAEIAGQLREVV from the coding sequence ATGAACTTCCAGCAACTGCGCTTCGTACGCGAAGCCGTGCGTCAGAACATGAATCTGACCGAGGTCGCCAACGTCCTCTACACGTCGCAATCGGGCGTGTCCAAGCAGATCAAGGATCTCGAGGACGAGCTCGGCGTCGATATCTTCATCCGGCGCGGCAAGCGGCTCACGGGCCTGACCGAGCCCGGCCGCGCGGTGCATCAGCTGATCGAGCGGATGCTGCTCGATGCGGAGAACCTGCGCCGCGTCGCGCGCCAGTTCGCGGACCAGGACAGCGGCCACCTCGTCGTCGCGACGACCCACACGCAGGCGCGCTACGCCTTGCCGAAGGTGATCCGGCAGTTCACCGAGGTGTTCCCGAAGGTGCATCTCGCGCTGCGCCAAGGCAGCCCGCAGCAGATTGCGCAGATGATCATCAACGGCGAGGCCGACATCGGCATTTCGACCGAGGCGCTCGACCGCTTTCCCGATATCGTGACGTTCCCGTGCTACTCGTGGCATCACATCGTCGTCGTGCCGAAGAACCATCCGCTCGTCGGCCGCGAGAACCTGACACTCGAGGAGATCGCCGAGTATCCGATCGTCACCTACGACCAGGACTTCACGGGCCGCTCGCACGTCGACCAGGCGTTCGCGCAGGCGGGTGCGCTGCCCGACGTCGTGCTGACCGCGATCGATGCGGACGTCATCAAGACTTACGTCGAGCTGGGCATGGGGATCGGCGTGGTGGCCGCGATGGCGTTCGATCCGAAGCGCGATACGGAGCTTGTCGCGCTCGATACGCAGCATCTGTTCGAGGCGAGCACGACGCGCGTGGGGTTGCGCAAGGGGGCGTTTCTGCGGGCTTACGCTTACAAGCTGATCGAGATGTTCGCGCCGCATCTGTCCGAGGCGGAGATTGCGGGGCAGCTGCGGGAAGTGGTCTGA
- a CDS encoding zinc ribbon domain-containing protein YjdM — protein MSTLPACPQCQSEFTYEDGGLFVCPECAHEWSSEASTLAEAAVKVYRDSAGNVLQDGDTVTVVKDLKLKGSSGVVKMGTKVKNIRLVDGDHDIDCKIDGFGAMSLKSEFVRKV, from the coding sequence ATGAGCACCTTGCCCGCCTGCCCGCAATGCCAGTCCGAGTTCACCTACGAGGATGGCGGACTGTTTGTCTGTCCGGAGTGTGCTCACGAGTGGTCGTCCGAAGCCAGCACGCTCGCTGAAGCGGCTGTAAAGGTCTATCGGGATTCCGCCGGCAATGTTCTCCAGGATGGCGATACTGTCACCGTCGTCAAGGATCTGAAACTGAAGGGTTCCAGCGGCGTGGTCAAAATGGGAACCAAGGTCAAGAACATTCGACTGGTCGATGGCGACCACGACATCGATTGCAAGATCGACGGCTTCGGTGCCATGAGCCTGAAATCCGAGTTCGTAAGAAAGGTCTGA
- a CDS encoding asparaginase — MNTPTTTSFPRALPRIAVLATGGTIAGSAADSAQTAGYQAGVVGVDKLLAAVPGLANVARIDAEQIASIDSKDMPLVLWATLAERVNALLASDDVDGVVITHGTDTLEETAYLLHLTVKHAKPVVLTAAMRPSSALSADGPLNLLGAVTVAASPAACGQGVLVAFNNRIHSARDIVKTSTYAVDAFQSPEIGALGWVQDGRVEFQRGVVRPHTSSTPFSIGSVAAEWPVVEIVASYAGVARVMVDALVAAGVRGIVVAGTGNGSIHATLQSALADAVKKGIAVVRSSRVGSGHVMRNGAASDDALGFVSAGTLNPYKARVLLMLALASGKSSAAELQPIFDQY; from the coding sequence ATGAATACTCCGACCACTACCTCTTTCCCGCGCGCGCTGCCGCGCATCGCCGTGCTCGCCACCGGCGGCACGATTGCCGGCTCGGCGGCTGACTCGGCGCAGACGGCTGGCTACCAGGCCGGCGTCGTCGGCGTCGACAAGCTGCTCGCCGCGGTGCCCGGCCTCGCGAACGTCGCGCGCATCGATGCCGAGCAAATCGCCAGCATCGACAGCAAGGACATGCCGCTCGTGCTGTGGGCGACGCTCGCCGAGCGCGTCAACGCGTTGCTCGCGAGCGACGACGTCGACGGCGTCGTCATCACGCACGGCACCGATACGCTCGAAGAAACCGCGTACCTGCTCCATCTGACCGTCAAGCACGCGAAGCCCGTCGTGCTGACGGCGGCGATGCGGCCCTCGTCGGCGCTTTCGGCCGACGGTCCGCTCAATCTGCTCGGCGCAGTGACCGTGGCGGCAAGTCCGGCGGCGTGCGGGCAGGGCGTGCTCGTCGCGTTCAACAACCGGATTCACAGCGCGCGCGACATCGTGAAGACCAGCACCTATGCGGTCGATGCGTTCCAGTCGCCGGAGATCGGCGCACTTGGCTGGGTGCAGGATGGGCGTGTCGAATTTCAGCGCGGCGTGGTGCGGCCGCATACGTCGAGCACGCCGTTTTCGATCGGCTCGGTGGCGGCCGAGTGGCCGGTCGTCGAGATCGTCGCGAGCTATGCCGGCGTGGCGCGTGTGATGGTCGATGCGCTGGTGGCGGCGGGCGTGCGCGGCATCGTCGTCGCCGGAACGGGCAACGGCTCGATCCACGCGACGCTGCAAAGCGCGCTGGCCGACGCGGTGAAGAAGGGCATCGCGGTCGTGCGTTCATCGCGCGTGGGCTCGGGCCACGTGATGCGCAACGGCGCGGCGTCCGACGATGCGCTCGGTTTCGTGAGCGCGGGGACCTTGAACCCGTACAAGGCGCGCGTGCTGCTGATGCTGGCGCTGGCCTCGGGCAAGTCGAGCGCTGCGGAGCTGCAGCCGATCTTCGACCAATACTGA
- the glxR gene encoding 2-hydroxy-3-oxopropionate reductase has translation MAKIGFIGLGIMGAHMARNLIKAGHTLFVNGAYPVPDDLRSTTTVVASSTAVAQAADIVISIVPDTPDVANVLFADDGVAKGLSAGKLVIDMSSISPLETQEFAKKINALGCDYLDAPVSGGEVGARDATLSIMVGGPEQAFERAKPLFEAMGKNITLVGGNGDGQTAKVANQIIVALNIEAVAEALLFASRAGADPERVRKALMGGFASSRILEVHGERMTKRTFNPGFRIELHQKDLNLALDGARKLGIALPHTASAQQLFSVCAANGGKAWDHSALVRALEIMANFEIANA, from the coding sequence ATGGCAAAGATCGGTTTCATCGGCCTCGGCATCATGGGCGCGCACATGGCGCGCAATCTCATCAAGGCCGGGCATACCCTGTTCGTGAACGGCGCGTACCCGGTGCCGGACGACCTGCGCTCGACGACGACCGTCGTCGCGAGCTCCACCGCTGTCGCGCAAGCCGCGGACATCGTCATCTCGATCGTGCCGGACACGCCTGACGTCGCGAACGTGCTGTTCGCCGACGACGGCGTCGCGAAGGGTCTCTCGGCTGGCAAGCTCGTGATCGACATGAGCTCGATCTCGCCGCTCGAAACGCAAGAATTCGCGAAGAAGATCAACGCGCTCGGCTGCGACTACCTCGACGCGCCGGTGTCGGGCGGCGAAGTCGGCGCGCGCGACGCCACGCTCTCGATCATGGTCGGCGGCCCGGAACAAGCGTTCGAGCGCGCCAAGCCGCTCTTCGAAGCCATGGGCAAGAACATCACGCTCGTCGGCGGCAACGGCGACGGCCAGACCGCCAAGGTGGCCAATCAGATCATCGTCGCGCTGAACATCGAAGCGGTGGCGGAAGCGCTGCTGTTCGCATCGCGTGCCGGTGCCGATCCGGAGCGCGTGCGCAAAGCGTTGATGGGCGGTTTCGCGTCGTCGCGCATTCTCGAAGTCCACGGCGAACGGATGACCAAGCGCACGTTCAACCCGGGCTTCCGTATCGAGCTGCATCAGAAGGACCTGAACCTTGCGCTCGACGGCGCGCGCAAGCTCGGCATCGCCCTGCCCCATACCGCTAGCGCGCAGCAGCTGTTCAGCGTGTGCGCGGCGAACGGCGGCAAGGCCTGGGATCACTCGGCGCTGGTTCGCGCGCTCGAAATCATGGCGAACTTCGAAATCGCCAACGCCTAA
- the hyi gene encoding hydroxypyruvate isomerase, translating into MPKFAANLTMLFNEVPFLDRFKAAADAGFNAVEFLFPYPFSTAELAERLEANQLRLVLHNLPAGNWEGGERGIACLPDRVGEFQEGVGRAIQYAKALKVPQLNCLVGIPTAGVDRDKARATIVDNLRFAAGELKKEGIKLLVEPCNAYDIPGFALNRSSEGLDVIRAVGSDNLFLQYDIYHMQRMEGELAATIKKNLPQIAHIQLADNPGRNEPGTGEINYAFLFALLDSLGYDGYIGCEYKPRTTTVEGLGWRQSVAGQKAVR; encoded by the coding sequence ATGCCGAAATTTGCAGCAAACCTGACGATGCTCTTCAACGAAGTGCCGTTCCTCGACCGCTTCAAGGCGGCCGCCGACGCGGGCTTCAATGCCGTCGAATTCCTGTTTCCGTATCCGTTCTCGACGGCGGAACTGGCCGAGCGCCTCGAAGCGAACCAGCTGCGCCTCGTGCTGCACAACCTGCCTGCGGGCAACTGGGAAGGCGGCGAGCGCGGTATCGCTTGCCTGCCCGACCGTGTCGGCGAGTTTCAGGAGGGCGTGGGCCGCGCGATTCAGTACGCGAAAGCGCTGAAGGTCCCGCAACTGAACTGCCTCGTCGGCATTCCGACGGCCGGCGTCGATCGCGACAAAGCGCGTGCGACGATCGTCGACAACCTGCGCTTCGCGGCGGGCGAGCTGAAGAAGGAAGGCATCAAGCTGCTCGTCGAGCCGTGCAACGCGTACGACATTCCCGGCTTCGCGCTGAACCGTTCGTCCGAAGGGCTCGACGTGATTCGCGCGGTCGGCTCGGACAACCTGTTCCTGCAGTACGACATCTATCACATGCAGCGCATGGAAGGCGAACTGGCCGCGACGATCAAGAAGAACCTGCCGCAGATCGCGCACATCCAGCTCGCCGACAACCCGGGCCGCAACGAGCCCGGCACCGGCGAAATCAACTACGCGTTCCTCTTCGCGCTGCTCGATTCGCTCGGCTACGACGGCTACATCGGCTGCGAGTACAAGCCGCGCACGACGACCGTCGAGGGCTTGGGCTGGCGGCAGAGCGTCGCGGGACAGAAAGCGGTCCGATAA
- the gcl gene encoding glyoxylate carboligase: MAKMRAVDAAVLVLEKEGIDTAFGVPGAAINPLYSAMKKAGGISHVLARHVEGASHMAEGYTRAAPGNIGVCIGTSGPAGTDMITGLYSAQADSIPILAITGQAPRARLYKEDFQAVDIESIAKPVTKWAVTVREPALVPRAFQQAFHLMRSGRPGPVLIDLPIDVQLAEIEFDIDTYEPLPVYKPKATRKQIEAALTLLNDAEKPLIVSGGGVLNAAAEDLLVQFAETVGVPVVPTLMSWGAIADDHPLMVGMVGLQTSHRYGNATMLASDFVLGIGNRWANRHTGSVDVYTKGRKFVHVDIEPTQIGRVFGPDLGIVSDAKAALELFVEVAKEWKAAGKLKDRGAWVAECQERKRTMLRKTHFDNVPIKPQRVYEEMNRVFGRDTCYVSTIGLSQIAAAQFLHVYKARNWINCGQAGPLGWTIPAALGVRAADPQRPIVALSGDYDFQFMIEELAVGAQFKLPYVHVVVNNSYLGLIRQAQRAFDMDFCVQLAFENINAPEVNGYGVDHVSVAEGLGCKAIRVFKPEDIKPALEKAQSMLSEFSVPVIVEVILERVTNISMGTEIDAINEFEELAEKKQDAPTAISMLD, translated from the coding sequence ATGGCCAAGATGAGAGCCGTCGACGCAGCCGTGCTCGTGCTCGAAAAAGAAGGCATCGACACCGCGTTCGGCGTTCCGGGCGCCGCGATCAACCCGCTCTATTCGGCGATGAAGAAAGCCGGCGGCATCAGCCACGTGCTCGCCCGCCATGTCGAAGGCGCCTCGCACATGGCCGAAGGCTATACGCGCGCCGCGCCCGGCAACATCGGCGTGTGCATCGGCACCTCGGGCCCGGCCGGCACCGACATGATCACCGGTCTTTACTCGGCTCAGGCTGACTCGATTCCTATTCTCGCCATCACGGGCCAGGCGCCGCGCGCGCGTCTGTACAAGGAAGACTTCCAGGCCGTCGATATCGAATCGATCGCGAAGCCCGTCACGAAGTGGGCCGTCACCGTGCGCGAGCCGGCGCTCGTGCCGCGCGCGTTCCAGCAAGCGTTCCACCTGATGCGTTCGGGCCGTCCCGGTCCCGTGCTGATCGACTTGCCGATCGACGTGCAGCTCGCCGAAATCGAGTTCGACATCGACACCTACGAACCGCTGCCGGTCTACAAGCCGAAGGCGACCCGCAAGCAGATCGAAGCCGCGCTCACGCTGCTCAACGATGCCGAGAAGCCGTTGATCGTTTCCGGCGGCGGCGTGCTCAATGCAGCCGCTGAAGACCTGCTCGTGCAGTTCGCCGAAACGGTCGGCGTGCCGGTCGTCCCGACGCTGATGTCGTGGGGCGCGATCGCCGACGATCACCCGCTGATGGTCGGCATGGTCGGCCTGCAGACCTCGCACCGCTACGGCAACGCGACGATGCTCGCCTCCGACTTCGTGCTCGGCATCGGCAACCGCTGGGCGAACCGCCACACGGGCAGCGTCGACGTCTATACGAAGGGCCGCAAGTTCGTGCACGTCGATATCGAGCCGACGCAAATCGGCCGCGTGTTCGGGCCGGATCTCGGCATCGTGTCCGATGCCAAGGCCGCGCTCGAACTGTTCGTCGAAGTCGCCAAGGAATGGAAGGCGGCCGGCAAGCTGAAGGACCGCGGCGCATGGGTCGCGGAGTGCCAGGAGCGCAAGCGCACGATGCTGCGCAAGACGCACTTCGACAACGTGCCGATCAAGCCGCAACGCGTCTACGAAGAGATGAACCGCGTGTTCGGGCGCGACACCTGCTACGTGAGCACGATCGGCCTCTCGCAGATCGCCGCCGCACAGTTCCTGCACGTCTACAAGGCGCGCAACTGGATCAACTGCGGCCAGGCGGGCCCGCTCGGCTGGACGATTCCGGCAGCGCTCGGCGTGCGGGCGGCTGACCCGCAGCGTCCGATCGTTGCGCTCTCGGGCGACTACGACTTCCAGTTCATGATCGAAGAGCTGGCGGTGGGCGCGCAATTCAAGCTGCCGTACGTGCACGTCGTCGTGAACAACTCGTACCTCGGCCTGATCCGCCAGGCACAGCGTGCGTTCGACATGGACTTCTGCGTGCAGCTCGCGTTCGAGAACATCAACGCGCCGGAAGTGAACGGCTACGGCGTCGATCACGTGTCGGTCGCCGAAGGTCTCGGCTGCAAGGCGATCCGTGTGTTCAAGCCGGAAGACATCAAGCCCGCGCTCGAAAAAGCGCAGTCGATGCTCTCCGAGTTCAGCGTGCCGGTCATCGTCGAAGTGATTCTCGAGCGCGTGACGAACATTTCGATGGGCACCGAGATCGACGCGATCAACGAGTTCGAAGAGCTGGCCGAGAAGAAGCAGGACGCGCCGACCGCGATCTCGATGCTCGACTGA
- a CDS encoding LysR family transcriptional regulator: MDRFKQIETFVRVADAGSLAAAALEEGVSPVILGRRIDALEKRLGVKLMYRSTRRLVVSEEGASFLERCRGLLSEWDQAENELAAGRGSVGGHLIVSAPAAYGRKHVAPLAPAFLKDKPDLQMSFNLTDRVVDLVREGYDLSIRIGGAVDPNFVAVKLASNRRVVCGTPGYFKQYGRPKSLEDLPSHNCLAFNLQGGQNRGWYFRRNGKLVTVRVAGTLDCNDGELLHRWVSEGLGLGWRSTWEINQQLERGELETVLDEYALPDYDILAVYPQQRYVPARVRYFIDYLKEAYARPGYWSENE, translated from the coding sequence ATGGACCGCTTCAAGCAAATCGAAACTTTCGTGCGTGTCGCCGATGCCGGCAGCCTTGCCGCGGCGGCGCTGGAGGAGGGGGTCTCGCCGGTGATCCTCGGGCGGCGCATCGACGCGCTCGAAAAGCGGCTCGGCGTCAAGCTCATGTACCGCTCCACGCGGCGCCTGGTCGTCAGCGAAGAGGGGGCGTCATTCCTGGAGCGCTGCCGGGGGCTGCTCTCCGAATGGGACCAGGCCGAGAACGAACTCGCCGCGGGGCGGGGCTCGGTAGGGGGGCACCTGATCGTGTCGGCGCCGGCCGCTTATGGGCGCAAGCATGTCGCGCCGCTCGCCCCGGCGTTCCTGAAGGACAAGCCCGATCTGCAGATGTCGTTCAACCTGACCGACCGCGTCGTCGATCTGGTGCGCGAAGGCTACGACCTGTCGATCCGGATCGGCGGCGCGGTCGATCCTAATTTCGTCGCGGTGAAGCTCGCGTCGAACCGGCGCGTCGTGTGCGGCACGCCGGGCTACTTCAAGCAGTACGGCCGGCCGAAGTCGCTCGAGGATCTGCCGAGCCACAACTGCCTCGCGTTCAACCTGCAGGGCGGCCAGAACCGCGGCTGGTATTTCCGGCGCAACGGCAAGCTCGTGACGGTGCGCGTCGCCGGCACGCTCGACTGCAACGACGGCGAGTTGCTGCACCGCTGGGTGTCGGAGGGGCTCGGGCTCGGCTGGCGCTCGACCTGGGAAATCAATCAGCAGCTGGAACGAGGCGAGCTCGAAACGGTGCTCGACGAATACGCGCTGCCCGATTACGACATCCTCGCCGTCTATCCGCAGCAGCGGTATGTGCCCGCGAGAGTCCGTTACTTCATCGACTATCTGAAAGAGGCGTACGCGCGCCCAGGGTATTGGAGCGAGAACGAATAG